A single Nicotiana tabacum cultivar K326 chromosome 5, ASM71507v2, whole genome shotgun sequence DNA region contains:
- the LOC107830640 gene encoding UPF0481 protein At3g47200-like, producing the protein MEGHTGQQEELFAEIDQKTDDQAFSDGEAASCTTDGNEIVNIVIADPILQADSMPREYTYSWRRRIQKVLPLLKMDEYNRHEYDPKVVSLGPYHHGKPELQLAEDFKHIALEMFVSGSSKDVAYFYNKILEVVDNARNCYVDGSTDKYNDHEFSLMMLLDACFIINHIELSTSDRYNKLRTTRHHLGMLALSTTVRDMFLLENQIPFWILKLLISLRYDKDEGVELLEMFLNFTLFGEYDKKGEMSYKHAEEPLHLLEAFRTRLVSQHSEVRNLHRTCTPQWLKRKKSICNDRANMKSYIHSFRSVTDLKAKGIYFRPSCTHSLKDIKFKSRYFYGQLELPTWYVSIYTKAFFLNMIAYEMCPNTVTDRAVTSYVYFMKSLIESPRDVKELREKQILFNMLGSDEEVARMYKEINTYGVNNAHIFYNVKEKIQEHYHNRAKTWIAELIHTYFRSPWTALALLAATFLLCLTFTQTYFTINPNPRS; encoded by the coding sequence ATGGAAGGGCATACAGGACAACAAGAGGAGCTATTTGCAGAAATTGATCAAAAAACAGATGATCAAGCATTCAGTGATGGTGAAGCAGCTTCCTGTACCACAGATGGTAATGAAATAGTGAATATTGTCATAGCAGATCCAATTTTGCAAGCAGACTCTATGCCAAGAGAATATACATACTCGTGGAGAAGACGAATTCAGAAAGTTTTACCCCTGCTGAAGATGGATGAATACAACAGGCACGAGTATGATCCAAAGGTAGTTTCATTGGGACCTTATCACCATGGTAAACCAGAGCTGCAGCTAGCAGAGGATTTCAAGCATATAGCCCTTGAAATGTTTGTCTCAGGTAGTAGCAAGGACGTAGCTTATTTCTATAACAAGATACTAGAAGTTGTTGACAATGCAAGAAATTGTTATGTTGATGGCTCCACGGACAAGTACAATGATCATGAATTTTCCTTAATGATGCTTCTTGATGCCTGCTTTATTATCAACCACATCGAGCTTAGCACATCGGATAGGTATAACAAACTCAGAACCACCAGGCACCATCTTGGAATGTTGGCGTTATCAACAACAGTTCGAGACATGTTTTTACTTGAGAATCAAATTCCTTTTTGGATCTTGAAACTCTTGATCAGCTTACGATATGACAAGGATGAAGGAGTAGAATTGCTCGAGATGTTCTTGAATTTCACCCTCTTTGGTGAATATGATAAAAAAGGTGAAATGAGTTACAAACATGCAGAAGAACCTCTGCATCTTCTTGAAGCATTTAGAACAAGACTTGTCTCACAACACAGTGAAGTCAGGAATTTGCATCGTACTTGCACACCTCAATGgctcaaaaggaagaaaagtatTTGCAATGACCGCGCTAATATGAAAAGTTACATTCACTCCTTTCGTTCGGTCACTGATCTCAAAGCTAAGGGAATTTACTTCAGGCCTAGCTGTACTCATTCATTGAAGGACATAAAATTCAAATCAAGATACTTCTATGGCCAGCTTGAACTTCCAACTTGGTATGTTTCTATCTACACAAAGGCATTCTTCTTGAACATGATAGCCTATGAGATGTGCCCAAATACTGTTACTGATCGTGCTGTGACATCGTACGTATACTTCATGAAGTCGCTAATCGAGAGCCCCAGGGATGTAAAAGAACTACGCGAAAAACAGATACTATTCAACATGCTTGGGAGCGATGAGGAAGTGGCAAGAATGTACAAGGAGATCAATACTTATGGAGTGAACAATGCGCACATTTTCTACAATGTGAAAGAAAAAATTCAGGAGCACTACCATAACAGGGCAAAAACATGGATAGCTGAGCTGATACACACTTACTTTAGGAGTCCATGGACTGCTCTAGCATTACTTGCAGCTACTTTCTTGCTTTGCTTGACTTTTACTCAAACCTACTTTACAATAAATCCCAATCCCAGATCATGA